Below is a genomic region from Petrotoga sp. 9PW.55.5.1.
AAAATATCCTGCGGGGAATAGATTAAGTGGAAAAGAAGCATGGAAAGTGGCTTTAGATTCTATATGGGGATTGATGACAATAGTAATAATTATTGGAGGTGTGTTAAGCGGAATATTTACTGCCACAGAATCTGCAGTCGTTGCAGTAGTATATGCTTTATTAATTGCTATATTCGTTTATCGAGAATTGAATATAACAAAATTTCTTAAGATAATTAGAGAAACTTTAGAAACTACTATAGCTGTTCTTTTTCTTATAGGTGCTGCATCAGCATTTGGATGGTTATTAGCTTATCTAAATATTCCAGAATTAGTTGCTAGCGGTATTTTAAGTATTTCATCTAATAAGTATGTAATCTTGTTAATAATAAACGCAGTATTACTGTTATTAGGTATGATAATGGATATGGCTCCTTTGATTGTTATAACTACGCCTATTTTTTTACCTTTGGTAATGGATTTGGGGATAAGTCCTATTCATTTTGGAATAATTTTGATGATAAATTTAGGCATAGGGCTTTGTACACCGCCCGTTGGAAACACTTTGTTTGTAGGAGCCGTTGTTGGGAAATCGACTATTGAAAATGTTTTTAAAGCTATGTGGCCTTTTTATCTAGCGATGATAGGTATTTTACTTTTAGTCACTTATGTTCCTTTTTTTGCTGAATGGTTGCCCTCCTTGTTGGCGTAAAAAATAAGTAATTAAAGAGGGGAATATATATGAATAAAGTTAGATTTGGCTTGATAGGAGCAGGTAATGTAGGGAAAGTCCATGCTAAAGCTTTAGAAAGTATAAAAGAAGCAGAACTAGTAACTATATATAGTAGAAATAAAAAGAAGAGTGAAAAACTTGCGAGTGAGTTTAATTGCGAATATTCTGCTGATATAAAAGAAATATTAGAAAGGAACGATATTGAAGCTGTAATTATAGCTCTTCCAAGCGCATTACATGCAGATGTTGGAATAGCAGCAGCAAAAAATGGCAAACATGTTGTAGTTGAAAAGCCTGTAGATGTTTCGTTAAAAAAAACCGACAACTTAATTAACGAATGTAAAAAGCGAAATGTTTTGCTTAGTGTTATTTTTCAAAGAAGGTTTTCAGACTCCTCTTTCAGACTAAAAAAAGCAGTGAAAAAAGGATATTTTGGAAAAATAAATTTTGGAGCTGCGCATACAAAATGGTACAGAGATCAAAGTTATTATGAAAATAGCAGTTGGCGTGGAACTTGGAAATTGGATGGGGGAGGAGCATTAATAAATCAGTCTATTCATTATGTAGATCTATTAAGATATATCGTTGGTGAAATTGAAGAAGTTTTTGCTTATTCAGCTACAAGAATGCACGATATAGAGGTCGAAGATATTTTAACAGGAACTATAAAATATAAAAATGGGGCTCTTGGTTTTATTGAAGCTAATACGGCTGCTTATCCGGGATTATATTCTCGAATTGATGTATATGGAGAAAAAGGTATAGCTGTAATACAAGACGAAGAAATAAAAACTTGGAAAACGGTATCTGAATCATATGAATTTAAAGAGGAAAAGAAAAAATCAAGTTATAATTCTCCTGATATTGATTATTTTTTGCATCAGAAGCAATTAATAAACATTGTTGAAAGTATACAAAAAGATGAAGAACCAGCAGTAACAGGTATAGATGGAAGGAATACTCTTGCTGTAGTTTTAGCATTATATGAATCATCAAGAAAAAATCTACCACAAAAAGTAGAAATTATATGAATACATGTAAAATTTCTAGTTAGAAGGAGGAATAAAATTGGGATTTTTAGATGAAAATTATTTATTACAAAACAAAACTTCAAAATTATTGTATGAATCAGTGAAAGATTTACCAATTTTGGATGCACACAATCACGGAGATGTTAAAGAAATTGTAGAAAATGAAGGGTGGCAAGATATTTGGCAAGTAGAGGGAGCTACCGACCATTATGTTTGGGAATTAATGAGAAAAGGAGGAGTTTCTGAAGATAAAATAACTGGAGAAGCTTCCAATAGGGAGAAATGGAATGCTTTGGCAACTGTTTTCCCTAAATTTGTTGGGAACCCTACTTACGAATGGATACATCTTGATTTAAAAAGAATGTTTAAAATTGAAGATAATATTTCAAAATATACCTCAGAAAAAATATGGGAAGAAACCACTTTATTGTTAAAAAATGAAAGCATGAAACCTCAATATTTATTAAAAAAAATGAATGTAGAGATAATGTGCACAACGAATAATCCTACTGAGGATCTTTCTTATCATCGTAAAGCAAAAGAAATAGAAGGGATCAAAATTCTTCCAACCTGGCGTCCAGATAAGGCTATGAATATTGATAAAGAAGAATGGCAAGAGTTTATAGAAAAGTTAGGAGAGGTAACAAAAGAAGATGTTAATACATTTGAAGGTTTTTTAAAAGCGTTGTACAAAAGTCGCGAAAGTTTCGAGAATCTTGGTTGTGTTGCGAGTGATCATGGAATATTTCAGCCTGTTTCATATCCAGTAGAAAAAACAAAAGTAGAAGAAGTTTATCAAAAAGCTCTTTCAAGCAAAGAGTTAACTGATCAAGAAGTTTCAGATTTCAAATCTTTTATTTTTCATGAATTTGGAAAAATGAATGCTGAAAGTAATTGGGTGATGCAGCTACATATTGGAGCTGTAAGAGATTATAGGGATAAATTGTATATGAATTTGGGGCTTGATGCTGGTGGAGATATTTCAACAAGTCAAGTAGATTTGGCAAATGGATTAAGATATTTTCTAAATCAATATGATGAAAAACTGAAAGTCGTACTATATTTTTTGGATCCTTCTTTATTTTTAACTGTATCTAGCA
It encodes:
- a CDS encoding TRAP transporter large permease, whose protein sequence is MNASIILIVSFLVMIFLRIPISFSLLFSSFIAVFYLGLPPMIVLQRMADPLDNISLMAIPFFILAGKIMAESGISKRLVDFANLLVGRVRGGLAFANIVASMLFGGMSGSSVADTASIGSILIPEMEKNGYDKDYSIAVTVTSSTEGLVIPPSHNAIIYAQAAGGVSIASLFLAGAIPGIMIGLGLMIPAFIIAVRKKYPAGNRLSGKEAWKVALDSIWGLMTIVIIIGGVLSGIFTATESAVVAVVYALLIAIFVYRELNITKFLKIIRETLETTIAVLFLIGAASAFGWLLAYLNIPELVASGILSISSNKYVILLIINAVLLLLGMIMDMAPLIVITTPIFLPLVMDLGISPIHFGIILMINLGIGLCTPPVGNTLFVGAVVGKSTIENVFKAMWPFYLAMIGILLLVTYVPFFAEWLPSLLA
- a CDS encoding Gfo/Idh/MocA family protein, whose protein sequence is MNKVRFGLIGAGNVGKVHAKALESIKEAELVTIYSRNKKKSEKLASEFNCEYSADIKEILERNDIEAVIIALPSALHADVGIAAAKNGKHVVVEKPVDVSLKKTDNLINECKKRNVLLSVIFQRRFSDSSFRLKKAVKKGYFGKINFGAAHTKWYRDQSYYENSSWRGTWKLDGGGALINQSIHYVDLLRYIVGEIEEVFAYSATRMHDIEVEDILTGTIKYKNGALGFIEANTAAYPGLYSRIDVYGEKGIAVIQDEEIKTWKTVSESYEFKEEKKKSSYNSPDIDYFLHQKQLINIVESIQKDEEPAVTGIDGRNTLAVVLALYESSRKNLPQKVEII
- the uxaC gene encoding glucuronate isomerase produces the protein MGFLDENYLLQNKTSKLLYESVKDLPILDAHNHGDVKEIVENEGWQDIWQVEGATDHYVWELMRKGGVSEDKITGEASNREKWNALATVFPKFVGNPTYEWIHLDLKRMFKIEDNISKYTSEKIWEETTLLLKNESMKPQYLLKKMNVEIMCTTNNPTEDLSYHRKAKEIEGIKILPTWRPDKAMNIDKEEWQEFIEKLGEVTKEDVNTFEGFLKALYKSRESFENLGCVASDHGIFQPVSYPVEKTKVEEVYQKALSSKELTDQEVSDFKSFIFHEFGKMNAESNWVMQLHIGAVRDYRDKLYMNLGLDAGGDISTSQVDLANGLRYFLNQYDEKLKVVLYFLDPSLFLTVSSIARAFPNVSLGAPWWFNDSPFGMEMYLKYIATVDLLSDLAGWVTDSRKLISYGSRTEMFRRELSNVVGEMVEKGQIPIREAFDLVREICYERPKKLFFENI